One genomic window of Synergistaceae bacterium includes the following:
- a CDS encoding glutamine-hydrolyzing GMP synthase subunit GuaA encodes VTAEATELPWDLLKTMRDKIIANVPGVNRVLWDISDKPVSTIEWE; translated from the coding sequence CAGTCACAGCAGAAGCAACCGAACTCCCATGGGATCTGCTTAAGACTATGAGAGATAAAATCATTGCAAACGTACCGGGAGTCAATAGAGTGCTGTGGGATATCTCAGATAAACCCGTAAGTACGATAGAGTGGGAATAA